The Larimichthys crocea isolate SSNF unplaced genomic scaffold, L_crocea_2.0 scaffold16894, whole genome shotgun sequence genomic interval TGACTCGGTCTCTCCTCGTCTCTTCTTCAGCTCCAGTTCGTATCTCTGCAGCTGAGACATGAAGCCGGGGTTCGGATCGATCACATTACGAGCTATCTTCACCTTCTGgaacaagaacaacagctgAGTTATTGAATGTGTTTATGGAACTGTAATCATCAGACAGTGACTtgtgatgctgatgctgatgcagaACGTAAAGTGCATAAATCACTGTGACATAATGATGCAGGGACTCAAGGACAGACGGTCCGTGCTGCTCAAAGGCACTTTGGCAATAGATACAGACTTTAATACGAGCTTcagtttcagcagcagcacagtcagtGATATGTTTGACCTCTGAACAGGATGAATCTGCTTCTGACACAGCTCAGTGAGACCTGTTCATTTACTGATACATTCACTGTTTTAgataatatcactgactagtccagcagcagtcagcccagctcggcgtctgtctttcagcctttggTTTCACCGAGCtctcacagcccggctaacaaactgagcgaACAGTACCTAACAGCAGCAACGCAGGAAACACCCAGTGTGGGTGTGATCTGAAGCTGTCACCCACCTGTAGCGCGTCCGTCAGCGTCAGCTTGCGGTGTTTCATCAGGTAGGCGATGCAGACGGTGGCCGAGCGGCTGCGTCCGTTCTTGCAGTAGACGACGCTGTGTCCTCCGCGGGTCGCCTCCTTCTGGATGGCGTCGGCGCAGCGGTCAAAGTGGCTGTAGAGGTCCTCGTTGGGGTCGTCGTAGACGGGGATCTGCAGCTTCTTGATGGCGGCCGAGGGAAACGGCTGCTGCTTGGACACGTTGATGCAGAGCGTCACCGCCTCCTGCTCGATGAGCTCGTCGCTGCAGGCTGAACGGGCGTTACTGATGAACAGAGCCTTGGTGACTTTACACAGCTGCAGCATCGTGGAAACTGACCTCACAGGCTTCCTTACTTCAAGCACTGACGTTCAACGACTGCCACCTGCTCAGAAAGACGGCGTGTCAGCTCATAGCATTACAGCAGCTTCACGAACATCTCACATACTGAGCCACACGTAGGGTTGCAAAGAGGCGGGAAGTCTCCGGTAGATTTTctagaaactttccatgggaattttggaaatattccaaaacagaaactccatgggaattaacagacATTTATGATAATTAAGTGTAAATTGGTGGTAATTTAAAGAAAGTGCATCACATCCAAACATGAAtctaaacatataaaataaaaaacatttcaacagatttatttgtaagtagaactttgtcaagtttgaattattttatgtagtccaccagctcacatgtgtcttcaacagagtctctgtgtgctctgggttctaaagtgtggtccaggtacagaaatcacctgtgcaggtagggggcgtggcctcagcagcctgcagtaagcagtgtgctctGAGCAGAtatattcaagtggacctgcatgaactctggttgttttagtcaagatgatgctaaattatattttcaccaactatttttaagttcactgttaaaGGGCAGAGCTTCAATTTTCTAAATTCCCggtttattcccatggaaagtttccaactttgaaaatttcCAGAATTTTGCGACCCTAGTCACACCTTCACACCTCTGTTCACTCAGTCTTTGACTCAGCTTtcacttcctccacctctgttttttgttctcaTTTCCAGCTGAATTTCAtctcataaaataaatatttaattacttCATATCAGTAAAATGAATTTGACTTTTTGGCTGTCGGGTTAATTAAGCTCCACACTAAACTCTGTCTTTTACCCCGCAGGGAACAACACACATTGCCATGAATCCTTTAAAACTCCAcaaatattaa includes:
- the dusp28 gene encoding dual specificity phosphatase 28 gives rise to the protein MLQLCKVTKALFISNARSACSDELIEQEAVTLCINVSKQQPFPSAAIKKLQIPVYDDPNEDLYSHFDRCADAIQKEATRGGHSVVYCKNGRSRSATVCIAYLMKHRKLTLTDALQKVKIARNVIDPNPGFMSQLQRYELELKKRRGETESPAKRPTDRPTSRPTAH